The following coding sequences lie in one Moritella viscosa genomic window:
- a CDS encoding UPF0246 protein: MLIVVSPAKTLDFETPSITEQYSQADLTVHSAELIDVCRQLTPMDLSSLMKISDKLAGLNVARFTEWSAEFTPDNAKQAVFAFKGDVYTGLDAETFSDADMAFAQQHFRILSGLYGLLRPLDLIKAYRLEMGTKLSNGRGTNLYQFWGDIITDKVNETLAAQGDKVLINLASNEYFKAVQKKRLKGQVITPVFKDCKAGKFKIISFYAKKARGLMARYIIENQLTDVSQLTAFDTDGYYYCDAESTDIELVFKRDEIFK; encoded by the coding sequence ATGTTAATAGTGGTATCACCGGCTAAAACACTCGATTTTGAGACGCCGTCTATAACTGAGCAGTATAGCCAAGCTGACTTAACTGTACATTCGGCAGAATTGATTGATGTTTGTCGTCAATTAACGCCAATGGATTTGTCTTCATTAATGAAAATTAGTGATAAGTTGGCTGGACTAAATGTTGCTCGCTTTACCGAATGGTCAGCAGAGTTTACCCCCGACAATGCTAAACAAGCTGTATTTGCCTTTAAAGGTGATGTTTATACGGGTTTAGACGCAGAAACGTTTAGTGATGCTGACATGGCGTTTGCGCAGCAACATTTCCGTATTTTATCTGGTTTGTATGGTTTGTTACGACCACTTGATCTGATTAAAGCATACCGCTTAGAAATGGGCACTAAGCTCAGTAATGGACGTGGTACTAACTTATATCAGTTCTGGGGCGATATCATCACAGATAAAGTCAATGAAACGCTTGCTGCACAAGGCGATAAAGTGTTAATTAACTTAGCGTCCAATGAGTACTTTAAAGCGGTGCAAAAGAAGCGCTTAAAAGGACAGGTGATTACACCAGTATTTAAAGACTGCAAAGCGGGTAAATTCAAGATCATTAGTTTTTATGCTAAAAAAGCACGCGGTTTAATGGCGCGGTACATCATTGAGAATCAATTAACTGATGTGTCACAGCTAACGGCGTTTGATACTGATGGTTATTACTATTGTGATGCTGAATCAACGGATATTGAATTGGTGTTTAAGCGTGATGAAATCTTTAAATAA
- the pilU gene encoding twitching motility protein PilU, type II/IV secretion system protein, translated as MGMLPQLFSAMKKLTGSDMYISAGIAPTVKVHGSLRALSEHKLTAEQSLALVKEAMSEGEYASFCRTKESNFGIFIPDIGRFRVSAFWQLEKAGMVIRRIETDIPAMDELHLPPILKHTVLEKRGLVLVVGATGSGKSTTQAAMVGYRNQNSSGHILTIEDPIEFVHEHGSCIVTQREVGIDTESFEDALKSSLRQAPDVILIGEIRSQETMEFALAFAETGHLCMATLHAINANQAIDRILHLVPKEKHAQLLYDLSLNLKAIVAQQLIPVQGGSSRRGAFEILLNTPLVSELIRKNELHKIKEVMIKSGELGMQTFDQALLALYNTNMISYTEALHHADSPNDLRLMIKLNQGQAGSDSMLDGVTIEAL; from the coding sequence ATGGGGATGCTACCACAACTCTTTAGTGCGATGAAAAAGCTTACTGGTTCTGACATGTATATTTCAGCGGGTATTGCACCAACAGTAAAAGTACATGGCTCATTACGTGCGCTCTCGGAACATAAATTAACGGCTGAGCAATCATTAGCATTGGTGAAAGAAGCCATGTCTGAGGGGGAATATGCTTCTTTCTGTCGTACCAAAGAATCTAATTTCGGTATTTTCATACCGGATATTGGTCGTTTCCGTGTCAGCGCATTTTGGCAATTAGAAAAAGCGGGTATGGTGATCCGTCGTATTGAAACCGATATACCAGCAATGGATGAGCTACACTTGCCACCAATATTAAAACATACGGTACTAGAGAAGCGTGGTTTAGTATTAGTTGTTGGGGCGACGGGGTCTGGTAAATCAACTACGCAAGCAGCCATGGTGGGTTATCGTAACCAAAACTCATCAGGTCATATCTTAACGATTGAAGATCCGATTGAGTTTGTCCATGAACATGGTAGTTGTATTGTGACTCAGCGTGAAGTGGGAATTGATACCGAGTCTTTTGAAGATGCGCTGAAGAGCTCATTACGTCAAGCGCCGGATGTGATCTTGATTGGTGAAATCCGTTCACAAGAAACGATGGAGTTTGCCTTGGCGTTTGCGGAAACGGGGCATTTATGTATGGCAACGCTACATGCAATTAATGCCAATCAGGCTATCGATCGTATTTTGCACTTGGTACCAAAAGAAAAGCATGCTCAGTTGTTATATGATTTGTCACTAAATTTAAAAGCCATTGTGGCACAGCAATTAATCCCAGTACAAGGTGGTTCAAGTCGACGTGGTGCATTTGAAATTTTATTGAACACACCTTTGGTCAGTGAATTGATCCGCAAAAATGAACTGCATAAAATTAAAGAAGTGATGATAAAGTCGGGCGAGCTGGGAATGCAAACCTTTGATCAAGCGTTATTAGCACTTTATAATACCAATATGATTAGTTATACAGAGGCTTTACATCACGCTGACTCGCCAAATGATTTACGCTTAATGATTAAGTTAAATCAAGGTCAAGCAGGCAGTGATAGTATGCTTGACGGGGTGACGATCGAAGCTTTGTAA
- the pilT gene encoding twitching mobility protein PilT, type II/IV secretion system protein, with the protein MDVTELLTFSVKHNASDLHLSSGVPPMIRVDGDVRKINLPAFDAKQVHALIYDIMDDKQRKDYEEHLEVDFSFEINNVARFRVNAFNQHRGPAATFRTIPSEIKSMAELSVPDIFHDLVKLPRGLVLVTGPTGSGKSTTLASMIDHINEHQHKHILTIEDPIEFVHKNKKSLINQREVFRDTKSFNAALRSALREDPDIILVGEMRDLETIRLALTAAETGHLVFGTLHTTSAAKTIDRIVDVFPGQEKDMVRSMLSESLRAVISQTLLKRTGGGRVAAHEIMLGTPAIRNLIREDKVAQMYSVIQTGMMHGMQTLDQSLRELVNMGIVTSEEARIRAVDQQSF; encoded by the coding sequence ATGGATGTTACAGAGTTACTTACATTTAGTGTAAAGCATAACGCATCAGATCTACACCTTTCTTCGGGGGTTCCTCCGATGATCCGTGTGGACGGTGATGTACGTAAAATCAATTTACCTGCTTTTGACGCCAAACAAGTACATGCGCTAATTTATGACATTATGGATGATAAACAGCGTAAAGACTATGAAGAACATTTGGAAGTAGATTTTTCTTTTGAAATTAATAACGTTGCTCGTTTTCGTGTAAATGCATTTAATCAACACCGTGGTCCTGCTGCTACGTTTCGTACTATCCCAAGTGAAATTAAAAGCATGGCAGAATTAAGTGTGCCAGACATTTTTCATGATTTGGTGAAACTGCCACGTGGTTTAGTATTGGTGACTGGGCCGACGGGGTCTGGTAAGTCAACGACACTGGCGTCAATGATTGATCATATTAACGAGCATCAGCATAAACATATTCTGACAATCGAAGATCCGATTGAATTTGTACACAAGAATAAGAAAAGCTTAATTAATCAGCGTGAAGTATTCCGGGATACTAAAAGCTTTAATGCCGCATTACGTTCTGCATTACGTGAAGATCCCGACATTATTTTGGTCGGTGAAATGCGAGATTTAGAAACCATCCGTTTGGCATTAACTGCGGCGGAAACTGGGCACTTGGTCTTTGGTACCTTGCATACCACCTCGGCAGCAAAAACTATTGACCGTATTGTTGATGTATTCCCAGGGCAAGAGAAGGACATGGTTCGTTCGATGTTGTCGGAATCATTACGTGCGGTAATTTCCCAGACATTATTAAAACGTACTGGTGGTGGTCGAGTTGCGGCACATGAAATCATGCTTGGTACACCGGCGATTCGTAATTTGATCCGTGAGGATAAAGTTGCGCAGATGTATTCCGTGATCCAAACAGGTATGATGCATGGCATGCAAACATTAGATCAGTCGTTACGTGAATTGGTTAACATGGGTATTGTCACTAGCGAAGAAGCGCGCATTCGAGCTGTTGATCAACAAAGCTTTTAA
- a CDS encoding putative alanine racemase translates to MNSISTRLQQVLTQIENTASTSCKKRCEINLLAVSKTKPVEQVMAVYALGQRKFGENYLQEAVEKITHLQHDGDYDDIEWHFIGPIQSNKTRPIAEHFDWVQSIDRLKVAQRLNDQRPAEMAKLNVCIQINISAEDSKSGADLQQARLLAEQVANLPNLVLRGIMAIPEKTDDLEKLKSQFNQLESLYLSLQHQYNQIDTLSMGMTNDMELAIAQGSNMVRVGTAIFGARG, encoded by the coding sequence ATGAATAGTATATCAACACGATTACAACAGGTTCTGACTCAAATTGAAAACACGGCAAGCACATCTTGCAAAAAAAGGTGTGAAATTAACCTGCTTGCAGTAAGTAAAACCAAACCCGTCGAACAAGTGATGGCAGTTTACGCACTCGGACAACGTAAATTTGGTGAAAACTACCTGCAAGAGGCCGTAGAAAAAATTACTCATCTACAACATGACGGTGATTATGACGATATCGAGTGGCATTTTATTGGTCCAATTCAATCGAATAAGACGCGTCCGATTGCCGAGCATTTTGATTGGGTTCAAAGTATCGACCGTTTAAAAGTGGCGCAACGACTCAATGATCAGCGCCCAGCAGAGATGGCAAAATTAAACGTTTGTATTCAAATTAATATCAGTGCCGAAGACAGCAAGTCTGGCGCTGATTTGCAACAAGCTCGACTTTTAGCTGAACAAGTGGCTAATTTACCGAACTTAGTATTACGCGGGATCATGGCGATTCCAGAAAAAACCGACGATCTCGAGAAGCTTAAATCACAATTTAACCAGCTTGAATCGTTGTATTTATCACTTCAGCACCAATATAACCAAATAGACACCTTATCAATGGGCATGACCAACGATATGGAACTTGCGATTGCGCAAGGTAGTAACATGGTACGTGTTGGCACTGCCATTTTTGGCGCACGCGGCTGA
- the proC gene encoding pyrroline-5-carboxylate reductase, with the protein MIMNKKIAFIGAGNMASSLIGGMITDGYPAELIYAASPTRTRLDVLAEKFAINTTQDNHFAVTEADIIILAVKPQLMADVCSHLAEQSANYRGKLFVSVAAGVTVERLQSLLADNQPIVRTMPNTPALVQKGMTGLFPSPEVSDNDIKTINQIMMAVGKTCWVDNEADLNTIIAATGSSPAYFFLFMEAMQESIIGMGFTQQQARELVQQAAAGSAELVIQNPHIDLATLRKNVTSKGGTTAEAIRTFEEQNLRATVNTAMQAAVSRAEEMQKLF; encoded by the coding sequence ATGATCATGAATAAAAAAATCGCCTTTATTGGTGCAGGAAATATGGCAAGCAGCCTTATCGGCGGAATGATCACAGATGGTTATCCTGCAGAATTAATTTATGCAGCAAGTCCGACACGTACTCGATTAGATGTATTAGCAGAAAAATTTGCGATTAATACCACTCAAGACAATCACTTTGCAGTTACCGAGGCTGATATCATTATTCTGGCGGTAAAACCGCAATTGATGGCGGATGTTTGCTCTCACCTTGCAGAACAAAGTGCCAATTATCGAGGCAAATTATTTGTTTCCGTTGCCGCAGGCGTAACGGTCGAGCGTTTACAAAGTTTACTAGCTGACAATCAACCAATTGTACGTACCATGCCAAATACACCAGCCTTAGTTCAAAAAGGCATGACGGGCTTATTCCCATCACCAGAAGTATCTGATAATGATATCAAAACCATTAACCAGATCATGATGGCTGTTGGTAAAACCTGTTGGGTTGATAACGAAGCTGATTTAAATACTATTATTGCAGCAACGGGCAGTTCACCCGCTTATTTCTTCCTGTTTATGGAAGCCATGCAAGAAAGTATTATCGGCATGGGATTCACTCAACAACAAGCAAGAGAGTTAGTACAGCAAGCAGCGGCAGGTTCAGCCGAATTAGTCATCCAAAACCCGCATATTGATTTGGCCACATTACGCAAAAATGTAACCTCAAAAGGTGGCACCACAGCAGAAGCAATTCGTACTTTTGAAGAACAAAACCTACGTGCGACGGTCAATACAGCGATGCAAGCAGCGGTCTCTCGTGCTGAAGAAATGCAAAAACTATTTTAA
- a CDS encoding putative exported protein: protein MPTLFKSLLLSLTLLCSANASAEQMQKLGDWDVHYIAFPSTFLTSDVASTYDIKRSKYLGIINISVLDSDSLKAQAVDIKVTARNLLGNIRELDVREIREQDAIYYIAEVPHRNEETYRIKVTLTSENQTQELKFQQKFYVD, encoded by the coding sequence ATGCCAACATTATTTAAATCTTTATTACTCTCCCTCACCCTATTATGTTCAGCAAATGCTAGTGCAGAGCAAATGCAAAAACTGGGAGATTGGGATGTCCATTATATTGCATTCCCAAGTACATTTTTAACTTCTGACGTTGCATCGACGTACGATATTAAACGCAGTAAGTACTTAGGTATTATCAACATTTCAGTGCTAGATAGTGACAGCTTAAAAGCTCAGGCTGTTGACATCAAAGTGACTGCGCGTAACTTATTAGGTAATATCCGCGAATTAGACGTGCGTGAAATACGTGAACAAGATGCCATTTACTACATTGCGGAAGTACCGCATCGCAACGAAGAAACTTACCGCATCAAGGTCACATTAACCAGCGAAAACCAAACGCAAGAACTAAAGTTTCAACAAAAATTTTATGTTGATTAG
- the rdgB gene encoding nucleoside-triphosphatase rdgB: MSKVVLATGNPGKVREMSALLAEFGLEVLPQSNFNIVEADETGTTFIENAIIKAKHAAALTGLPAIADDSGLAVDALQGVPGIYSARYAGVDASDRDNLLKLLDALKDVPAAQRTARFHCVLVYMTHAEDPTPLVCHGSWDGVITEQPSGEDGFGYDPIFFVESEGCTSAELTKQRKSELSHRGQALTKLLAAMHEQQTRLAVK, encoded by the coding sequence ATGTCTAAAGTTGTTCTCGCTACTGGTAATCCAGGTAAAGTTCGTGAAATGTCAGCACTGCTTGCTGAATTTGGTCTTGAAGTGCTGCCACAAAGTAATTTCAATATTGTCGAAGCTGACGAGACAGGCACTACTTTTATTGAAAATGCCATCATCAAAGCGAAACATGCGGCAGCATTAACAGGTCTACCTGCGATTGCAGACGATTCAGGCTTAGCAGTTGATGCATTGCAAGGCGTACCGGGTATTTACTCTGCACGCTATGCCGGTGTGGATGCCAGTGATCGCGATAACTTACTTAAATTATTAGATGCACTTAAAGACGTGCCAGCCGCACAACGTACGGCTCGTTTTCATTGTGTTTTGGTCTATATGACCCACGCTGAAGATCCAACACCGTTAGTCTGCCATGGCAGCTGGGATGGCGTTATTACAGAACAGCCGAGTGGTGAAGATGGTTTTGGTTACGATCCTATTTTCTTTGTTGAATCCGAAGGCTGTACATCCGCGGAACTGACTAAACAACGTAAAAGTGAGCTAAGTCATCGCGGCCAAGCGTTAACCAAATTGTTAGCGGCAATGCATGAACAGCAAACTCGATTAGCTGTAAAATAA
- the yggW gene encoding oxygen-independent coproporphyrinogen III oxidase-like protein, whose amino-acid sequence MTDTMMTTTTNTVTTLPMRLPPLSLYVHIPWCVQKCPYCDFNSHTQKGKIPEDEYIQDLLADLRSELPRVFQRSLHSIFIGGGTPSLISSEGIAKILNGIEAMVPFSENIEITMEANPGTVEADRFHGYVAAGINRISIGVQSLQAEKLNLLGRIHDPDEAIRAANIATESALNSFNLDLMHGLPHQDLNDALYDLNKAVELAPYHLSWYQLTIEQNTQFYSKPPTLPDEDILWDIFEQGHALLSEAGYEQYEISGYAKAGKQCQHNLNYWRFGDYIGIGCGAHGKLTEPETGQIVRRSKVKHPRGYMDADKAFLDNEHVVARDELPFEFFMNRFRLIEATPKQDFCDFTGLPLSTISEQINAAVKKGLLTETESHWQVTRLGHRYLNSLFDLFI is encoded by the coding sequence ATGACCGATACCATGATGACGACTACAACCAATACAGTAACAACACTGCCAATGCGACTACCGCCATTGAGTTTATATGTGCATATTCCTTGGTGTGTACAAAAATGTCCCTATTGTGATTTCAACTCACATACGCAGAAAGGTAAGATCCCAGAAGACGAATATATTCAAGACCTACTGGCGGATCTTCGCAGTGAACTACCCCGTGTATTTCAGCGTTCTTTGCATTCGATCTTTATTGGTGGCGGTACTCCGAGCTTGATCAGTTCAGAAGGCATTGCCAAAATACTTAACGGTATCGAAGCTATGGTCCCGTTTAGCGAAAATATTGAGATCACCATGGAAGCAAATCCAGGCACGGTCGAAGCCGACCGTTTTCACGGTTATGTAGCCGCGGGGATTAACCGGATCTCAATAGGTGTGCAAAGTTTGCAAGCCGAAAAACTCAATCTATTGGGTCGGATTCACGATCCAGACGAAGCGATCCGCGCAGCCAACATTGCCACCGAATCAGCGCTAAATTCATTCAATTTGGACCTGATGCATGGCCTACCACATCAAGATCTGAATGATGCCTTATATGACTTAAATAAGGCAGTAGAATTAGCGCCTTATCATCTGTCTTGGTATCAATTAACCATTGAGCAGAACACCCAGTTTTACTCTAAGCCACCAACCTTACCGGACGAAGATATCCTCTGGGATATTTTTGAACAAGGTCATGCGCTGCTAAGTGAAGCCGGTTATGAACAATATGAAATATCAGGCTATGCGAAAGCTGGAAAGCAGTGCCAGCACAATTTAAATTATTGGCGTTTTGGTGATTATATCGGCATTGGCTGTGGTGCTCACGGTAAGCTTACTGAACCAGAAACAGGTCAGATAGTCCGTCGCAGTAAAGTAAAGCATCCACGCGGTTATATGGACGCTGACAAAGCCTTTTTAGACAATGAACATGTGGTAGCTCGAGACGAACTGCCATTTGAGTTCTTCATGAATCGCTTTCGCTTAATCGAAGCAACACCCAAGCAGGACTTTTGTGACTTTACTGGATTACCACTATCCACGATTAGTGAGCAGATTAATGCCGCGGTGAAGAAAGGTTTACTGACTGAAACCGAAAGCCATTGGCAAGTGACCAGACTTGGCCATCGTTATCTAAACAGCTTATTCGATCTGTTTATCTAA
- the glsA gene encoding glutaminase: protein MLSNASLEELLDEIRPLIGEGHVADYIPALANVNPNQLGIAVCMANGDVFTAGDADIRFSIQSISKVFALTAALTRFSEDELWTRVGREPSGQAYNSLIQLEFEKGKPRNPFINAGALVVADMLQSRLSAPKQRMLELLRKLANSTDIYIDYDVADSEFEHMARNAAIAYLMKSHGNFSNHVETVLQSYFSYCAINMNCVELATAFSFLAKKGIPCHRNKSLVSERCTRRLNALLATCGLYDESGDFAFRVGMPAKSGVGGGIAAVIPGKLTVCVWSPELNESGNSLAGTALLELFSERFGHSIF from the coding sequence ATGCTTTCTAACGCATCTTTAGAAGAACTGCTCGACGAAATACGCCCGTTAATTGGCGAAGGCCATGTTGCCGATTATATACCTGCATTGGCCAATGTGAATCCTAATCAATTGGGAATTGCTGTGTGTATGGCTAACGGTGATGTATTTACAGCGGGTGATGCAGATATACGTTTTTCAATTCAAAGTATTTCGAAAGTATTTGCATTGACTGCGGCATTAACACGTTTTTCTGAAGATGAGTTATGGACAAGGGTTGGACGTGAACCTTCTGGCCAAGCATATAATTCACTTATTCAATTAGAGTTTGAAAAAGGCAAACCGCGTAATCCGTTTATTAATGCTGGCGCATTGGTGGTGGCTGATATGTTGCAAAGTCGCCTTTCTGCACCGAAACAACGGATGTTGGAATTACTCCGAAAACTGGCTAACTCGACTGATATCTATATTGATTATGACGTAGCAGATTCAGAATTTGAACACATGGCACGTAATGCCGCTATTGCTTATTTGATGAAATCACACGGCAACTTTAGTAATCATGTCGAAACGGTATTACAGAGCTATTTTAGCTATTGTGCGATTAATATGAATTGCGTGGAATTGGCCACTGCATTCTCATTTTTAGCGAAAAAAGGTATACCTTGTCATCGTAACAAGAGTTTGGTTAGTGAGCGTTGTACTCGCCGCTTAAATGCGTTACTGGCGACATGTGGTTTATATGATGAATCTGGAGACTTTGCTTTCCGTGTTGGTATGCCTGCAAAAAGTGGGGTTGGCGGTGGTATTGCTGCTGTTATCCCGGGGAAATTAACGGTTTGTGTGTGGTCGCCAGAATTGAATGAATCAGGTAATTCATTAGCGGGTACAGCATTGTTAGAATTGTTTAGTGAGCGTTTTGGTCACTCAATTTTTTAA
- the trmB gene encoding tRNA (guanine-n(7)-)-methyltransferase, with protein sequence MTEHKRIAEPELTEDGKRIRKVRSFVLREGRLTKGQEAAMNDFWPTMGLDHDMGMLDFAEVFGNDNPVTLEIGFGMGASLVEMAAASPEKNFIGIEVHSPGVGACLMAAGERGITNLRVFCHDAVEVLADCIPDTSLGGMQLFFPDPWHKKRHHKRRIVQVEFAESIRQKLSLGGIFHMATDWENYAEHMIEIMAAAPGYENTATEGHFVPRPDWRPLTKFEQRGHRLGHGVWDIIYKRTK encoded by the coding sequence ATGACTGAACATAAAAGAATAGCAGAACCTGAATTAACAGAAGACGGTAAACGTATCCGTAAAGTGAGAAGTTTTGTTTTACGTGAAGGGCGTTTAACCAAAGGCCAGGAAGCCGCTATGAACGATTTTTGGCCGACTATGGGTCTAGATCATGACATGGGCATGCTCGATTTCGCTGAAGTTTTCGGTAACGACAATCCTGTGACATTAGAAATTGGTTTTGGTATGGGTGCATCTTTAGTTGAGATGGCGGCTGCTTCACCAGAGAAAAACTTTATTGGTATCGAAGTGCACTCACCAGGTGTTGGTGCATGCCTAATGGCTGCGGGTGAACGCGGTATCACTAACTTGCGCGTATTTTGCCATGATGCAGTGGAAGTATTAGCGGATTGTATCCCAGATACTAGCTTAGGTGGCATGCAATTATTCTTCCCTGATCCTTGGCATAAGAAGCGTCATCACAAACGTCGAATTGTACAAGTAGAATTTGCAGAAAGTATTCGCCAAAAACTTAGCTTAGGTGGTATCTTCCATATGGCGACGGACTGGGAAAACTATGCCGAGCATATGATTGAAATAATGGCTGCTGCACCCGGTTATGAAAATACCGCAACAGAAGGGCATTTTGTGCCACGCCCAGATTGGCGTCCATTAACTAAATTCGAACAACGTGGTCACCGTTTAGGGCACGGCGTTTGGGATATTATTTATAAACGTACTAAGTAA
- a CDS encoding calcineurin-like phosphoesterase: MAFNRDILDNIILYGDPHGNFSEVNKIIEERKPIAIFLLGDVSNNGQTTIPLVNKLNTKVYAISGNHDFGDYIEGVDFIDWSVVTVEGIRFLGLGNATSSSGMELLMRRQAYVDVVLCHYPVISAYSDKGRFIKQIFTDTTAAVYFHGHYHNSITAIMEGCYSGINRALITDIGMIPSVNTAESAITLSLNRLGKSLSRLGLLSDLVIATEYESMTENERLADYGINNEDHNTKFVSKCLDTTKSRVLSHLLNQNTKVDDSLKGRAIKAIKLMHRRDWLLIGEDDQISNISVPVNFFCGIANHESLSCESWVHGTSKSRFNTVYLIKINENVIQKIMNKIHKRT, encoded by the coding sequence ATGGCTTTCAATCGAGATATTTTGGATAACATTATTCTCTACGGTGATCCGCATGGGAATTTCTCTGAAGTAAATAAAATTATTGAGGAAAGAAAGCCAATAGCTATCTTTTTACTAGGAGACGTATCCAATAATGGTCAAACGACCATTCCTCTTGTTAATAAATTAAATACAAAAGTTTATGCCATTAGCGGGAATCATGACTTTGGTGATTACATTGAAGGAGTGGACTTCATAGATTGGTCGGTAGTAACAGTTGAAGGCATTCGGTTTTTAGGTCTCGGGAACGCAACATCCAGCAGCGGCATGGAATTATTAATGAGACGTCAAGCTTATGTGGATGTTGTCCTGTGTCATTACCCAGTAATATCGGCCTATTCAGATAAAGGTCGATTTATAAAGCAGATATTTACAGATACCACAGCTGCGGTCTATTTTCACGGGCATTACCATAACAGTATAACCGCGATAATGGAGGGGTGCTACTCAGGTATAAATAGAGCATTAATCACTGATATTGGGATGATACCATCTGTTAATACGGCTGAATCTGCAATAACACTATCTTTAAATCGACTTGGAAAATCATTGTCCCGCCTCGGACTTTTGAGTGACCTAGTTATCGCCACTGAATACGAAAGCATGACAGAAAATGAACGGCTGGCTGATTACGGCATTAATAATGAGGATCACAATACTAAATTTGTATCTAAATGTTTAGATACGACTAAAAGTAGGGTTCTATCTCACTTATTAAACCAAAATACTAAAGTTGATGATTCACTCAAAGGTCGAGCAATTAAGGCTATTAAGCTTATGCATAGGCGTGACTGGCTATTAATTGGCGAAGACGATCAGATTTCTAATATAAGTGTTCCAGTTAACTTTTTTTGTGGTATTGCAAACCATGAAAGCTTAAGTTGTGAATCTTGGGTGCATGGAACATCTAAAAGTAGGTTTAACACAGTCTATTTGATAAAGATTAATGAAAATGTGATCCAAAAAATCATGAATAAAATTCATAAACGAACATAG
- a CDS encoding putative uncharacterized FRG domain protein, whose protein sequence is MKQFFIDTFGGLKTSYLIRQYIFAIFLALFFSTMMTKNGHVLSFGEITMLTINTALYPYSRFVYESIVEFIVGENNFYVNTILMLFVKFITMAICWSTAILISPLGLAYIYFRNTREAN, encoded by the coding sequence ATGAAACAATTTTTTATAGATACATTTGGTGGGCTTAAGACCAGTTATCTAATTCGACAATACATATTCGCTATATTTTTAGCTTTATTTTTTTCTACCATGATGACTAAAAATGGACATGTATTGAGCTTTGGGGAAATAACGATGTTAACGATAAACACTGCTCTGTATCCTTATTCAAGGTTTGTCTACGAAAGCATTGTAGAATTTATTGTTGGCGAAAATAATTTCTACGTAAACACAATCCTAATGCTCTTTGTAAAATTCATAACGATGGCTATTTGTTGGTCTACAGCAATACTAATTTCCCCACTCGGCCTTGCATACATTTACTTCCGAAATACTCGAGAAGCTAATTAG
- a CDS encoding putative uncharacterized FRG domain protein, with protein sequence MKKISSFNEFHEFIEKCLIPSNWLFRGQEVEQWDLLPKSERLPYSNRSDREIFDTWKTKAVEFTSSPPKNSWHWLALAQHHGLATRLLDWTTNPLIAAFFACQNDNEDGAIFAYLGGKTILDQSFDQSIPWEVKDPVIFYPSMQSRRVANQGGCFTLSSEPEICFSKQIRSNEKMIKYIICKSYKNKFLIELDRYGVNWSLIYPDLDGLSKRVNWQIEHGSKMFPQSKIA encoded by the coding sequence ATGAAAAAAATATCATCATTTAATGAATTTCATGAATTTATAGAGAAGTGCCTTATTCCTTCAAACTGGTTGTTCAGAGGGCAAGAAGTTGAGCAGTGGGATCTGCTCCCAAAAAGTGAAAGACTTCCGTATAGTAACCGAAGTGATCGAGAAATTTTCGATACATGGAAAACAAAAGCAGTAGAGTTCACATCGAGTCCACCTAAGAATAGCTGGCACTGGTTGGCGTTAGCGCAACATCACGGATTAGCAACTAGACTGCTCGATTGGACAACGAACCCTCTAATTGCAGCATTCTTTGCTTGTCAGAATGATAACGAAGATGGTGCTATATTTGCGTATCTTGGTGGCAAAACAATTTTAGATCAATCATTCGACCAAAGTATTCCTTGGGAAGTAAAAGATCCTGTAATCTTTTATCCAAGTATGCAAAGCAGACGAGTAGCGAATCAGGGTGGATGCTTTACCTTGAGCTCCGAACCTGAAATTTGTTTCTCTAAACAAATACGTTCGAATGAAAAAATGATCAAATACATTATATGTAAAAGCTACAAAAATAAATTTTTAATAGAACTTGACCGATATGGGGTTAATTGGAGTTTGATTTACCCCGATTTAGATGGGTTATCAAAAAGAGTTAACTGGCAGATTGAGCATGGTTCAAAGATGTTTCCTCAATCAAAAATCGCCTAA